The Actinomycetota bacterium DNA segment GAAACCCTTCGCGGCAAGGAAAGTGAAGGCCATGCCTCCGCCGATCAGGAGTCGATCCACCCGACCTAGCAGGTTGCCAATCACTCCCAGTTTGTCGCTGACTTTCGAGCCACCCAGGACAACGACGTATGGCCGAGCCGGTTGCGCCAAGAGGGCACCGAAGATCGTTGCCTCTTTGTGAACAAGACGTCCCGCCGCATTGGGCAGTAATTGCGCGACTTCGGTGACCGAGGCCTGCTCACGATGCACCACGCCGAAACCATCTGACACGTAGAAGTCCGCAAAGGCTGCCAGCTCCCGAGCAAGTGCGAGACGTTCGGCCGAGTCCTTGCTGGTCTCGCGCGGGTCAAAGCGGATGTTCTCCAATAGCAAGACATCGCCGGGCTTAAGGGCTGCCACCATTGCCCGGGCGTGCGGGCCGGTGATGTCATCGGCGATCTCGACATCAGCATCGAGCAATTCACTCAGTCGATCAGCTACGGGCTGCAATCCAAGGTCCTGGCTTGCCGCGCCCTTTGGACGACCTAAGTGCGCCACCAGCACAACTTTGGCTCCTGCAGCGCGCAGAAAGTTCAGCGTGGGCAGTGCTGCGGTGATGCGCCCATCATCGGTGATGACCTTGCTGTCGCCCGGTCCGTCGGGACCATCGGCCAAGGGCACATTGAAATCCGCGCGAACCAGAACAGTTCGCCCGGCGACCGAAAGGTCGTCGAGAGAGCGCATCGCCTGACCTAGAGCTTCGAACCGACGAGTGCGGTGAGGTCGATCAGTCGATTGCTGTAGCCCCACTCGTTGTCGTACCAACCCAGCACCTTGACCATGTTGCCGTTGACGTTGGTGAGCAATGAATCAAAGACGCAGGAAGCGGGATCGTTGACGATGTCTGTGGAGACGATTGGATCCTCGGTGTACTCCAAGATGCCCTTCAAGGGGCCATCGGCGGCAGCCTTCATGGCCGCATTGATCTCTTCGCGAGTGGCCGGCTTCTTCAACTCAACAGTGAGGTCTGTGGCTGAGCCCGTTGGGACTGGCACACGCATCGAGTATCCATCGAGCTTGCCCAGCAGATGCGGCATTACCAATCCGATGGCCTTAGCAGCGCCAGTGCTGGTCGGAATCATGTTCAATGAAGCTGCACGCGCACGACGCAGATCGCTGTGCGGGAAGTCGAGAATCTTCTGATCGTTGGTGTATGCGTGAATCGTGGTCATCATGCCGCGCTCTATGCCGAAGGCATCGTCGAGCACCTTGGCCATGGGTGCCAAACAGTTTGTCGTGCACGAAGCATTGGAGATGATGTTGTGCGCTGCCGGGTCGTACTTATCGTCGTTTACGCCCATGACGATGGTGATGTCCTCACCCTTGGCTGGCGCAGAAATAATGACCTTCTTGGCGCCAGCGGCGAGGTGCTTGCCAGCTGATTCGGCATCAGTGAAGAATCCAGTGGATTCGATCACGATCTCCGCGCCGACCTTTGCCCAAGGCAGGTCAGCTGGATCGCGCTCGCTGAAGATCGGAATCGACTTTCCGTCAACGGTGATTTCGCCATCTCCGGCGACAACTGACACGCCAATTCGCCCGAGCACGCTGTCGTACTTCAGCAGATGAGCCAGTGTCTTTGTGTCGGTGAGATCGTTGATGCCCACGATCTCGATCTCAGCACTGCTGTCCAGAAGAGCGCGGAAGAAATTTCGGCCGATGCGGCCAAAGCCATTGATGCCAACCTTGACTGTCACGTCATGCTCCTAAGCCCATCCGACGGAAACGCAGTGCGGCTGAGCCTAGCGAATCTCAGGAGAGCAGAACACTCGCGGTGTTAGCCGAGAAACTCTGGTCCGAGCGCAGATTCGGTGTCGGGGATTCCGAGATCCTGGGCACGCTTGTCAGCCAGTGCGAGCAGACGGCGAATTCTTCCGGCGATCGCATCTTTGGTCATCGGCGGATCAGCGAGCGCGCCGAGTTCCTCCAGACTTGCTTGGCTGTGCTCCAGCCGAAGTCTGCCGGCGACGACTAAATGATCAGGCACTTCGTCGCCAAGAATCTCCATTGCGCGATGCACTCGGGCACCCGCTGCAACAGCGGCACGAGCCGAACGACGCAGATTGGCGTCGTCAAAATTCG contains these protein-coding regions:
- a CDS encoding phosphoglycerate kinase; the encoded protein is MRSLDDLSVAGRTVLVRADFNVPLADGPDGPGDSKVITDDGRITAALPTLNFLRAAGAKVVLVAHLGRPKGAASQDLGLQPVADRLSELLDADVEIADDITGPHARAMVAALKPGDVLLLENIRFDPRETSKDSAERLALARELAAFADFYVSDGFGVVHREQASVTEVAQLLPNAAGRLVHKEATIFGALLAQPARPYVVVLGGSKVSDKLGVIGNLLGRVDRLLIGGGMAFTFLAAKGFSIGDSLLEAEQIPTVQGFIEQAVRDGVELVIPTDVVVADDFSAEANTKVVAVTDIPNGWKGLDIGPATTAQFAGLIADAGTVVWNGPMGVFELAPFAAGTRGVAEAMIASDAMTVVGGGDSAAAIRLLGLDESAFSHISTGGGASLEFLEGKELPGLSVLEGN
- the gap gene encoding type I glyceraldehyde-3-phosphate dehydrogenase, whose protein sequence is MTVKVGINGFGRIGRNFFRALLDSSAEIEIVGINDLTDTKTLAHLLKYDSVLGRIGVSVVAGDGEITVDGKSIPIFSERDPADLPWAKVGAEIVIESTGFFTDAESAGKHLAAGAKKVIISAPAKGEDITIVMGVNDDKYDPAAHNIISNASCTTNCLAPMAKVLDDAFGIERGMMTTIHAYTNDQKILDFPHSDLRRARAASLNMIPTSTGAAKAIGLVMPHLLGKLDGYSMRVPVPTGSATDLTVELKKPATREEINAAMKAAADGPLKGILEYTEDPIVSTDIVNDPASCVFDSLLTNVNGNMVKVLGWYDNEWGYSNRLIDLTALVGSKL